The Flavobacterium praedii genome window below encodes:
- the rnc gene encoding ribonuclease III produces MRIIRKIFSKSRSLEDGIFFDAIQPILGFNPVNLECYKKAFTHRSSNRLDLKGNPINYERLEFLGDAMLSAVIAAYLFNEAPLGDEGYLTKMRSKIVSREHLNELGKDLNLIKFVESKVPVQHFGENIHGNIFESLIGAIYLDRGYEYCEKFIQKRVIIPYVDIARLEGKVISYKSLVIEWCQKEKKLFHYDIFEDNAIDGQRLFGVKLSIDDKVIAKARATSKKKAEEKASQRAYFAFQEKIDRK; encoded by the coding sequence ATGCGTATAATTAGAAAAATATTCTCAAAATCCCGTTCTCTTGAAGACGGGATTTTTTTTGATGCTATTCAACCCATTCTAGGTTTCAATCCCGTTAACTTAGAATGTTATAAAAAAGCATTCACTCATCGTTCCTCAAATCGCCTTGATTTAAAAGGAAATCCAATTAATTATGAAAGACTTGAGTTTTTAGGTGATGCCATGTTAAGTGCAGTAATTGCGGCTTATTTATTCAATGAAGCACCTTTAGGAGATGAAGGATATTTGACTAAGATGCGTTCTAAAATTGTCAGCAGAGAACATTTAAATGAATTGGGAAAAGATTTGAACTTGATAAAATTTGTTGAAAGTAAAGTCCCTGTACAACATTTTGGCGAAAACATCCATGGTAACATATTTGAATCTTTAATTGGTGCTATCTATTTAGATAGGGGATATGAATATTGCGAAAAATTCATTCAGAAGAGAGTTATCATTCCATATGTAGATATTGCTCGTCTTGAAGGAAAAGTAATCAGCTATAAAAGCCTCGTAATAGAATGGTGTCAAAAAGAAAAAAAACTGTTTCACTATGATATTTTTGAAGACAATGCTATAGATGGGCAACGGTTATTTGGAGTAAAACTAAGTATTGATGATAAAGTCATTGCTAAAGCTAGAGCTACTTCAAAAAAGAAAGCAGAAGAAAAAGCATCCCAACGAGCTTACTTTGCATTTCAAGAGAAAATTGACAGAAAATAA
- a CDS encoding cytochrome-c peroxidase, protein MKKLVFIILGLVFFGCKKETKEDFSIKPIIEKSELAKKANNFFKSISTIEPVTIAQNKIDLGKKLYFDKALSKNGTVSCNSCHNLVTYGVDNKSFSLGDTKQLGGRNSPSVIYASLHAMQFWDGRAKDVEEQAGGPLLNPVEHGIPNEAFLEKKVRDLPEYQAAFKIVFPNDKEPITFANLTNAIGAFERQLNPKSKFDDYLDGNEKALNDQEKKGLTAFIDNGCITCHSGVAVGGQLMQKFGVYGDYAKLTHSKKIDMGLYDRTKKEGDQFMFKTPSLRNSEKTYPYFHDGSVASLKEAIKVMGKIQLNKDLSVADINDIEKFLKALTADVDAKYKE, encoded by the coding sequence ATGAAAAAGTTAGTTTTTATTATCCTAGGGTTAGTTTTTTTTGGTTGCAAAAAAGAAACTAAAGAAGATTTCTCAATAAAGCCAATAATTGAGAAATCAGAACTCGCAAAAAAAGCAAATAATTTTTTTAAATCCATTTCAACTATAGAGCCTGTGACGATTGCTCAAAATAAAATTGATTTAGGGAAAAAGTTGTATTTTGATAAAGCTTTGTCAAAAAACGGAACTGTTAGCTGTAATTCATGTCATAATTTGGTAACTTATGGGGTTGATAACAAATCGTTTTCTCTTGGAGACACCAAACAATTAGGAGGAAGAAACTCTCCCTCGGTAATTTATGCTTCATTACATGCAATGCAATTTTGGGATGGTCGTGCCAAAGATGTTGAGGAACAAGCTGGAGGGCCGTTATTAAACCCAGTTGAACATGGAATTCCAAACGAAGCTTTTTTAGAAAAAAAGGTAAGAGATCTGCCTGAATATCAAGCCGCTTTTAAGATCGTTTTTCCAAATGATAAAGAACCCATAACTTTTGCAAATTTAACTAACGCTATTGGGGCATTTGAGCGCCAATTAAATCCAAAAAGTAAATTTGACGATTACTTAGATGGCAATGAAAAAGCCTTAAATGATCAAGAGAAAAAAGGATTAACTGCCTTTATCGACAATGGCTGTATTACTTGTCATAGTGGAGTTGCGGTAGGAGGTCAATTGATGCAAAAATTTGGAGTGTATGGCGATTATGCTAAATTGACACACAGCAAAAAAATAGATATGGGACTTTATGATAGAACTAAAAAAGAAGGGGACCAATTTATGTTTAAAACTCCAAGTTTAAGAAATAGCGAAAAGACGTATCCTTACTTTCATGACGGTTCTGTTGCTTCACTCAAGGAAGCTATAAAAGTAATGGGAAAAATTCAGCTCAATAAAGATCTTTCAGTTGCCGATATCAACGATATTGAGAAATTTTTGAAAGCTTTAACGGCTGATGTAGATGCCAAATACAAAGAATAA
- the fabF gene encoding beta-ketoacyl-ACP synthase II, translating to MVLRRVVVTGLGALTPIGNTIEEYWNGLINGISGAAPITYFDASKFRTHFACELKNFNVEDFIERKEARKMDRYAQYAMVSSEEAMKDANFNLDTIDKDRAGVIWGSGIGGLETFQIEVLNFAAGDGTPKFNPFFIPKMISDIACGHISIKYGFRGPNFATVSACASSTNAIIDAFNYIRLGHADIMVTGGSEAAVTIAGMGGFNAMHALSTRNDDPKTASRPMDKDRDGFVLGEGAGALILEEYEHAVARGAKIYCEIGGGGMSADAYHITAPHPEGLGAKNVMLNCLRDSGLQPTDVDGVNMHGTSTPLGDLAESKAIQHVFGEHAYTMNLNSTKSMTGHLLGAAGAIETISSILSLKHGIVPPTINHFTDDENIDTKLNFTFNVAQKREMNVVMSNTFGFGGHNACVLVKKLDYKS from the coding sequence ATGGTTTTAAGAAGAGTTGTTGTAACAGGCCTTGGTGCTCTTACTCCCATTGGAAATACTATAGAAGAATATTGGAATGGACTTATTAACGGTATCAGTGGAGCTGCACCGATAACTTACTTTGATGCTTCAAAATTCAGAACTCACTTTGCTTGCGAATTAAAAAACTTCAATGTTGAAGATTTTATAGAACGCAAAGAAGCTCGTAAAATGGACCGATATGCGCAATATGCGATGGTTTCATCTGAAGAAGCTATGAAAGATGCAAATTTTAATCTAGACACTATAGACAAAGATCGTGCTGGAGTAATTTGGGGATCTGGAATTGGCGGATTAGAAACTTTTCAAATTGAAGTCCTAAATTTTGCTGCAGGTGATGGAACTCCAAAATTCAATCCTTTCTTTATACCTAAAATGATTTCGGATATTGCTTGTGGGCATATTTCTATAAAATATGGATTTAGAGGCCCTAACTTTGCAACCGTTTCAGCTTGCGCTTCATCAACAAATGCTATTATTGACGCCTTCAACTATATTCGTTTGGGTCATGCCGATATTATGGTAACTGGAGGTTCAGAAGCCGCAGTAACAATTGCTGGTATGGGAGGTTTTAATGCAATGCATGCCTTATCTACAAGAAATGATGATCCAAAAACTGCTTCTAGACCAATGGACAAAGACAGAGATGGTTTTGTACTTGGAGAAGGTGCTGGAGCATTAATTTTGGAAGAATACGAACACGCTGTAGCCCGTGGCGCAAAAATTTATTGCGAAATTGGTGGTGGCGGTATGTCTGCAGATGCATACCATATAACTGCTCCACATCCAGAAGGATTGGGCGCCAAAAATGTAATGCTAAACTGCTTAAGAGATTCTGGTTTGCAACCAACCGATGTTGATGGTGTAAACATGCACGGAACTTCAACTCCATTAGGAGATTTAGCAGAATCAAAAGCGATTCAACATGTATTTGGAGAACATGCTTATACCATGAATTTGAATTCCACAAAATCAATGACAGGGCATTTACTAGGTGCTGCTGGAGCTATAGAAACCATTTCATCCATATTATCATTAAAACATGGTATCGTCCCTCCAACTATTAATCATTTTACAGATGATGAAAACATTGACACTAAATTAAACTTTACATTTAATGTAGCTCAAAAAAGAGAGATGAATGTGGTAATGAGTAATACCTTTGGTTTTGGCGGACATAATGCATGCGTATTAGTTAAAAAATTAGATTACAAATCATAA
- a CDS encoding DUF6377 domain-containing protein, producing the protein MSFHLIAQNNSNVLLIEIDKTIENNTYYTQKKEHEITQLKAFLKHTTSLEQKYDITRKLYNDYQSYQSDSALVYARNNFQLAKNLNEPEKLNQAKLNLVAIMGTLGMYKEGLDVLNAINITSTPNLKGSFYGMTRVLYGQMADNASSQQEKEKYLLLSKQYRDSCVTFYPTNSVEYIIAKADWYLDHAKQNETLDLLLPFFSKIHQNDPNRAIISYIISQAYKQKKDRKLEKKWLSISALSDLQLAKKEYISLRSLAFLLYEEGDIERAYTYIKRSLDDAVLCNARLRTYEISKMLPIISESYQKQNETNRFQLVLFLISAGILVLILLALLLLLSKQMKKLSTAKKDLSFANAKLSELNDELNTFNEKLNLSNNTLTEANFLKEIYIGRYMDQCSDYLGKLDEYQRKLNVLATTGKIKDLVSAVKSKEYIENELKDFYTNFDRTFLQLFPNFIRDFNTLLISEETIQLKEGEQLNTELRIFALIRLGIKDSAKIAVFLRYSISTIYNYRSQLKNKSAGPREEFEEKVMRIGTSNK; encoded by the coding sequence ATGTCATTCCATTTAATTGCTCAAAACAATTCAAATGTATTATTGATTGAAATAGACAAAACCATAGAAAACAACACGTATTATACCCAAAAGAAAGAACACGAGATTACTCAGCTCAAAGCATTTTTAAAACATACTACTAGTCTAGAGCAAAAATATGATATAACGAGAAAATTATACAATGATTACCAGTCGTATCAATCTGATTCTGCTTTGGTTTATGCCAGAAATAATTTTCAATTAGCAAAAAATCTTAATGAGCCTGAAAAATTGAATCAGGCCAAATTGAATCTCGTAGCCATAATGGGCACCTTAGGCATGTACAAAGAAGGTCTTGATGTATTAAATGCTATAAACATTACATCAACTCCCAATTTAAAAGGTTCTTTTTATGGTATGACTAGAGTCCTTTATGGACAAATGGCTGATAATGCGTCTTCGCAACAAGAAAAAGAAAAATATCTTTTACTTTCCAAACAATACCGAGATTCCTGTGTGACTTTTTACCCTACAAATTCTGTAGAATACATTATCGCCAAGGCTGATTGGTATTTAGACCATGCCAAACAGAACGAAACGCTAGATTTATTACTTCCTTTTTTTTCAAAAATTCATCAAAACGACCCCAATCGGGCTATTATATCTTATATCATTTCACAAGCCTACAAGCAGAAAAAAGATAGAAAACTAGAAAAAAAATGGCTTAGCATTTCGGCATTATCGGATTTGCAATTGGCCAAAAAAGAATACATTTCATTACGTTCATTAGCGTTCCTGCTTTATGAAGAGGGTGACATTGAACGAGCTTATACCTATATAAAACGTTCTCTCGACGATGCTGTTCTTTGTAATGCCCGCTTGAGAACTTACGAAATATCTAAGATGTTGCCTATTATCAGTGAATCCTATCAGAAACAAAACGAAACCAACAGATTTCAATTGGTTCTATTTCTAATTAGTGCTGGTATTTTGGTGCTTATTTTGCTTGCACTTTTGCTTTTATTATCCAAACAAATGAAAAAATTGTCAACAGCAAAAAAAGATTTAAGCTTCGCTAATGCTAAACTTTCAGAATTGAACGATGAACTGAACACATTTAATGAAAAATTAAATCTTTCGAACAACACCTTGACGGAAGCTAATTTTTTGAAGGAAATATACATTGGTCGCTATATGGATCAATGTTCCGATTATTTAGGAAAACTGGATGAATACCAACGAAAACTAAATGTATTGGCAACTACCGGAAAAATTAAAGATTTGGTAAGTGCAGTAAAATCAAAAGAATACATTGAAAATGAACTGAAAGACTTTTATACCAACTTTGACCGAACCTTTTTGCAACTCTTCCCTAATTTTATTCGTGATTTTAATACTTTATTAATTTCAGAAGAAACCATTCAACTAAAGGAAGGTGAACAACTCAATACCGAGTTGAGAATTTTTGCACTCATTCGTTTGGGGATAAAAGATAGCGCCAAAATTGCTGTTTTTCTCCGTTATTCCATTTCTACCATTTACAATTACCGATCACAACTCAAAAACAAATCGGCTGGGCCAAGAGAAGAATTTGAAGAAAAAGTAATGCGAATTGGAACAAGCAATAAATAA
- a CDS encoding phosphoribosylglycinamide formyltransferase — protein sequence MKKILIFASGSGTNAENIINFFAKKSTGTVVAVFTNNSTASVIQKANKLQVSTVIFSKDELNSGIVLQKVNNFEPDLIVLAGFLLKFPQNLIFAYPNKIINIHPALLPKFGGKGMYGMNIHKSVVENNEKETGITIHYVNENYDEGNIIFQQSVLLADNETPESVAIKIHTLEQEYFPEVIEKLLTATSNL from the coding sequence ATGAAAAAAATACTGATATTTGCTTCTGGATCGGGTACTAACGCTGAAAATATTATTAATTTTTTTGCAAAAAAATCTACAGGAACTGTAGTGGCAGTTTTTACAAATAATTCTACTGCGTCCGTTATTCAGAAAGCAAATAAGCTACAAGTTTCAACAGTAATTTTTTCAAAAGACGAGTTAAATTCAGGAATAGTATTACAAAAAGTTAATAACTTTGAGCCTGATTTAATTGTTTTAGCTGGTTTTTTATTAAAATTTCCTCAAAATTTGATCTTTGCTTACCCAAATAAGATTATAAATATACATCCTGCATTATTACCAAAGTTTGGTGGTAAAGGAATGTACGGTATGAATATTCACAAATCTGTAGTTGAAAATAATGAAAAAGAAACTGGAATAACCATTCATTATGTAAATGAAAATTATGATGAAGGAAATATTATATTTCAACAAAGTGTTTTGCTTGCTGATAATGAGACACCAGAATCAGTAGCTATAAAAATTCATACCCTGGAGCAAGAATATTTTCCTGAGGTTATTGAAAAACTTCTTACCGCTACTTCAAACCTCTAA
- the rnhA gene encoding ribonuclease HI — MNYDVHIYTDGAAKGNPGNGGYGVVMEWVGKPYKKEFYEGFRYTTNNRMELLGVIVGLEKLKNDNTSVLVISDSKYVVDSVQKKWVLGWEKKGFADRKNADLWKRFLIVYRKHKVDFKWIKGHNNHPQNERCDELAVMASMQKSLSVDAFYENVEGKLL, encoded by the coding sequence TTGAATTACGATGTACATATATATACGGATGGAGCTGCAAAAGGGAATCCTGGAAATGGCGGTTATGGTGTAGTCATGGAATGGGTTGGTAAACCTTATAAAAAAGAATTCTATGAGGGTTTTCGCTATACTACTAACAATAGAATGGAACTGTTAGGTGTTATTGTGGGTTTAGAAAAACTAAAAAATGATAATACGAGCGTTTTAGTAATCTCTGATTCTAAATATGTGGTAGATTCTGTGCAAAAAAAATGGGTTTTGGGATGGGAGAAAAAAGGTTTTGCAGATAGAAAAAATGCGGATTTATGGAAAAGATTTCTCATTGTTTATAGAAAACATAAAGTCGATTTTAAATGGATTAAAGGACATAATAATCACCCCCAAAATGAAAGGTGTGATGAATTGGCTGTTATGGCTTCTATGCAAAAAAGCCTTTCTGTTGATGCTTTTTATGAAAATGTAGAGGGAAAATTGTTGTGA
- a CDS encoding acyl carrier protein: MSDIASRVKAIIVDKLGVDENEVVTEASFTNDLGADSLDTVELIMEFEKEFDIQIPDDQAENIATVGQAISYIEEAKK, translated from the coding sequence ATGTCAGACATTGCATCAAGAGTAAAAGCGATTATCGTAGACAAATTAGGTGTTGACGAAAACGAAGTTGTAACAGAAGCAAGCTTCACTAATGATTTGGGAGCTGACTCATTAGACACTGTTGAGCTTATTATGGAATTCGAAAAAGAATTTGATATTCAAATTCCAGATGATCAAGCAGAAAACATCGCTACTGTAGGTCAAGCTATCTCTTACATCGAGGAAGCTAAAAAATAA
- the pyk gene encoding pyruvate kinase, translating into MLTNKKTKIVATLGPACSTREIIKDMIEAGVNVFRVNFSHADYEDVKNKINIIRGINEEFGYTTGILGDLQGPKLRVGVMEDGVVVNDGDLITFTTAEDILGTSKKVFMKYKNFPNDVNPGERILLDDGKLIFEIVETDKKTEVIARVIQGGELKSKKGVNLPNTKISLPAMTEKDVADAKFAIEQKLDWIALSFVKTPRDLQDLQDLIAVHSEHKIPIIAKIEMPEALENIDRIVAYCDALMVARGDLGVELPAHEVPLVQKELIRRAKTARIPVIVATQMMETMITSLTPTRAEVNDVANSVMDGADAVMLSGETAAGNYPVQVIQKMTQIIEAVEDSPLIQVPQNSPQVRTNRFITKTVCQHAAIMANVIKAKAICTLTNSGYTAFQISAWRPSAHILVFTSNKRILTQLNLLWGVKSFYYEKSVSTDDTVTDVNNIVKDKGYVKKGDFLINLAAMPITDKGMVNTLRVSEIE; encoded by the coding sequence ATGCTTACAAACAAAAAAACCAAAATTGTAGCCACACTTGGGCCTGCATGTAGTACACGAGAAATCATAAAAGACATGATTGAGGCAGGTGTAAATGTATTTAGAGTAAATTTTTCACATGCTGATTATGAAGATGTAAAAAATAAAATAAACATTATTCGTGGAATAAACGAAGAATTTGGATACACTACAGGAATTCTTGGAGATTTACAAGGGCCAAAACTTCGAGTTGGAGTAATGGAAGACGGAGTAGTTGTAAATGATGGAGATCTTATCACTTTCACCACTGCAGAAGACATTCTTGGTACATCTAAGAAAGTTTTTATGAAATATAAAAACTTTCCTAATGACGTAAATCCTGGCGAAAGAATATTACTTGATGATGGAAAATTAATTTTCGAAATCGTTGAGACAGATAAAAAAACAGAGGTAATAGCACGTGTTATCCAAGGAGGAGAATTAAAATCTAAGAAAGGAGTTAATTTACCAAATACAAAAATTTCTTTGCCTGCAATGACAGAGAAAGATGTAGCTGATGCAAAATTTGCTATTGAACAAAAATTAGATTGGATTGCTCTTTCTTTTGTAAAAACTCCAAGAGATTTACAAGATTTACAAGACCTAATTGCTGTACACTCTGAACATAAAATTCCTATTATTGCAAAAATCGAAATGCCAGAAGCATTAGAAAACATTGATAGAATTGTTGCCTATTGTGATGCTTTGATGGTAGCTAGAGGGGATCTAGGAGTTGAACTTCCTGCACATGAAGTACCATTAGTTCAAAAAGAATTAATTCGAAGAGCAAAAACTGCAAGAATTCCAGTTATTGTTGCCACACAAATGATGGAAACAATGATCACTAGTTTGACTCCTACTCGTGCTGAAGTAAATGACGTAGCTAACTCTGTAATGGATGGAGCTGATGCAGTAATGCTTTCTGGAGAAACAGCAGCAGGTAATTATCCAGTTCAAGTAATTCAAAAAATGACTCAAATCATTGAAGCAGTTGAAGATTCTCCGCTTATTCAAGTACCTCAAAATTCTCCACAAGTAAGAACAAATCGTTTTATAACAAAAACTGTTTGTCAGCATGCAGCGATTATGGCTAATGTAATTAAAGCTAAGGCAATCTGTACATTAACAAATAGTGGATATACTGCATTTCAAATTTCAGCTTGGAGACCATCAGCACATATTCTTGTATTTACATCTAATAAAAGAATTTTAACTCAACTTAACCTATTATGGGGAGTAAAATCATTCTATTATGAAAAATCTGTAAGCACTGACGATACTGTAACCGATGTTAACAATATTGTTAAAGATAAAGGATATGTAAAAAAAGGCGATTTCTTGATCAACTTGGCCGCTATGCCGATTACTGACAAAGGAATGGTAAACACCTTAAGAGTTTCAGAAATAGAATAA
- a CDS encoding IPExxxVDY family protein, with protein MAIHKLDFGEFDEIDYSLIAIHTTLEDYRLAYFINQGLHVNLNKSIKDIQIAVKEGEAHFSRFHYYEKKKEITWDLIQNKNEVIQQQNEENQSLFSNVNIEVATKVFMLPEFKKVDYFLKIENTDESLNLLKIQNTLNSIENISTIYIVDTNKIKSKNNLIF; from the coding sequence ATGGCAATTCATAAACTAGATTTTGGCGAATTTGACGAAATAGATTATAGTTTAATTGCTATTCACACCACATTAGAGGATTACAGATTGGCTTATTTTATTAATCAAGGACTTCATGTAAATCTGAATAAATCTATAAAAGATATTCAGATTGCTGTTAAAGAAGGAGAAGCTCATTTTTCTAGATTTCATTATTATGAAAAAAAGAAAGAAATCACATGGGATTTGATACAAAATAAAAACGAAGTCATTCAACAACAAAATGAAGAAAACCAAAGTTTATTTTCGAATGTTAATATAGAAGTTGCTACAAAAGTATTTATGCTTCCAGAATTTAAAAAAGTAGATTACTTTTTAAAAATAGAAAACACCGATGAGAGTTTGAATCTTTTGAAAATACAAAATACATTGAATTCAATAGAAAACATATCGACAATATATATAGTCGATACTAATAAAATAAAATCTAAAAACAATTTAATTTTTTAA